In Rouxiella sp. WC2420, the following proteins share a genomic window:
- the ftrA gene encoding transcriptional regulator FtrA, translated as MPTLSVTPVFNRRLVLLAYERLCTFEFGIAVEAFGRADETTGEPLYEMAVASVENGIFAAQGGIRLVVDGGLELLEGAGTIVIPGWRSIDEPPTAELIAALQQAHASGARIVSICAGSFVLAEAGLLDGKRATAHWNSTQALEDRYPAIKVCHGVIYVDEGSLITSSGGAAGVDLCLYLIRRDYGTVVANRAARRMVTFSHREGNQAQYLPQPVSGRESKSLSPLLESLRSRLDKPLAIAELAAEAGMSRRTFLRRFQETTGTSPGEWMLGIRIQNACRLLESQTLSIEHVAELAGFGSAETLRHHFRQRMGITPTQYRKQAVESQPIQHSTV; from the coding sequence ATGCCAACACTTTCCGTAACACCTGTGTTTAATCGACGATTAGTGCTTCTAGCCTATGAAAGGCTGTGTACTTTCGAATTTGGGATTGCCGTTGAGGCTTTTGGTCGGGCGGATGAAACTACCGGCGAGCCGCTGTATGAGATGGCCGTTGCTTCAGTTGAAAATGGAATCTTTGCCGCGCAGGGGGGAATACGGCTGGTGGTGGATGGTGGCCTGGAACTGCTGGAAGGTGCAGGGACCATCGTTATTCCGGGCTGGCGCAGTATTGACGAACCGCCAACTGCCGAGTTAATTGCCGCTTTACAGCAAGCTCATGCCAGTGGCGCGAGGATTGTATCGATTTGCGCTGGAAGTTTTGTGCTGGCCGAAGCCGGGTTGCTTGACGGCAAACGCGCTACTGCCCACTGGAACAGTACTCAGGCGCTGGAGGATCGTTACCCGGCAATCAAGGTGTGCCACGGCGTGATTTATGTCGATGAAGGCAGCCTGATAACCTCATCGGGAGGGGCTGCGGGCGTTGATCTGTGCCTGTATCTCATACGTCGTGATTACGGAACGGTGGTGGCGAACCGCGCGGCACGCAGGATGGTTACGTTTTCCCATCGTGAAGGAAATCAGGCGCAGTATTTGCCCCAGCCGGTGAGCGGCCGAGAAAGCAAAAGTCTTTCGCCACTGCTCGAAAGTCTGCGCAGTCGACTGGATAAACCGCTGGCGATTGCCGAGCTTGCCGCGGAAGCCGGAATGAGTCGCCGCACTTTTCTACGTCGTTTCCAGGAGACTACGGGCACGAGTCCGGGGGAGTGGATGCTTGGCATCAGGATACAAAACGCCTGCCGACTTCTTGAAAGCCAAACTCTGAGTATTGAGCACGTTGCCGAACTTGCGGGTTTTGGATCGGCGGAAACGCTACGCCACCATTTTCGTCAACGGATGGGGATTACGCCAACGCAATATCGCAAACAGGCAGTGGAATCACAGCCGATTCAGCATTCCACCGTTTGA
- a CDS encoding D-amino acid dehydrogenase translates to MRVVILGSGVVGVASAWYLAKAGHEVTVIDRQSGPAEETSAGNAGQISPGYAAPWAAPGVPLKAIKWMFQKHAPLAIRLDGTSMQLKWMWQMLRNCDMNHYQTNKSRMVRLSEYSRDCLRALREDTGIQYEGRQGGTLQLFRTEQQFASAAKDIAVLEEAGVPYQLLESSQLATAEPALAQVAHKLTGGLRLPNDETGDCQLFTRQLAEMARKIGVKFEFNKSVDRLLVENGQISGVQCGSEIVKADAYVVAFGSYSTALLADLVSIPVYPLKGYSLTIPIADEASAPFSTVLDETYKIAITRFDQRIRVGGMAEIVGFNTQLAKARRATLEMVVKDLYPNGGRVEEATFWTGLRPMTPDGTPIVGKTTLKNLYLNTGHGTLGWTMACGSGQLLADIMSGVTPAIPSEDLSVARYSADFISHNDKAHKMHPVG, encoded by the coding sequence ATGCGAGTGGTGATTTTAGGCAGTGGTGTAGTAGGTGTCGCCAGTGCATGGTATCTGGCAAAAGCGGGACACGAAGTTACGGTGATTGACCGTCAGTCCGGCCCGGCAGAAGAAACCAGCGCAGGTAATGCCGGTCAGATCTCACCCGGTTATGCCGCTCCGTGGGCCGCTCCTGGCGTTCCGTTAAAGGCCATCAAGTGGATGTTCCAGAAACACGCGCCTTTGGCAATTCGTCTCGACGGCACCAGTATGCAGTTGAAATGGATGTGGCAGATGCTACGTAACTGCGACATGAATCATTATCAGACCAACAAAAGTCGCATGGTGCGTTTGTCGGAATACAGCCGTGACTGCCTCAGGGCTTTGCGTGAGGACACCGGCATTCAGTATGAAGGTCGTCAGGGCGGGACATTGCAGTTGTTCCGCACCGAACAGCAGTTCGCCAGCGCCGCTAAAGACATTGCCGTGCTGGAAGAAGCCGGGGTGCCTTACCAGCTGCTGGAGTCGAGCCAGTTGGCTACCGCTGAACCTGCATTGGCGCAGGTGGCCCATAAGCTGACGGGTGGCCTGCGTTTGCCTAATGATGAAACCGGTGACTGCCAGCTGTTTACTCGTCAACTGGCTGAAATGGCGCGTAAAATCGGCGTGAAATTTGAATTTAATAAAAGCGTGGATCGCCTTTTGGTTGAGAATGGCCAAATTTCAGGCGTGCAGTGTGGCAGTGAAATCGTAAAAGCCGATGCTTATGTGGTGGCCTTTGGGTCTTATTCCACCGCGCTGTTGGCCGATTTGGTGTCGATCCCGGTTTATCCGCTGAAAGGTTACTCACTGACTATACCTATCGCGGACGAAGCCTCCGCGCCGTTTTCTACCGTGCTCGACGAAACCTATAAAATCGCTATTACTCGATTCGACCAGCGGATCCGCGTAGGCGGGATGGCGGAAATTGTTGGTTTTAATACTCAACTGGCCAAGGCGCGTCGAGCAACGCTGGAAATGGTGGTTAAAGATCTTTACCCCAACGGTGGCCGCGTTGAAGAGGCGACTTTCTGGACCGGTCTGCGCCCAATGACGCCAGACGGCACGCCAATTGTTGGTAAAACCACCTTGAAAAATCTTTACCTGAACACCGGGCATGGAACTTTGGGGTGGACCATGGCCTGTGGTTCGGGTCAGTTGCTTGCCGATATTATGTCGGGCGTGACTCCGGCAATTCCGTCAGAAGACTTGTCTGTGGCGCGTTATAGCGCCGACTTTATTTCGCACAATGATAAAGCCCATAAAATGCATCCGGTAGGCTAA
- a CDS encoding YdiY family protein, whose amino-acid sequence MFFSVVRRLPACALVCGAALFSVSSLADTDVFTALDNPATAKKNFDGNVQAGYSAQTGNTSNNNLNANTTMTWFQPNTAYSIWASAVNTSSSGVRSSEKYQAGARTRYNLSDVNYLFGQANWLTDRFNGYHARDTATLGYGRQIWNGPVHTLNLEAGPGVRHDEFTEGSSTTKPIAYASGTYSYQISDTAKFSEGVSVLANDDTTLNSETALSVAINKSFSLKLAYNVTYNTKPPSSAPDKTDTVTSINLVYGL is encoded by the coding sequence ATGTTTTTTAGTGTTGTTCGTCGTTTACCCGCCTGTGCCTTAGTTTGTGGTGCGGCACTGTTTAGTGTTTCAAGTCTTGCAGACACCGATGTTTTCACTGCATTGGACAACCCTGCTACCGCGAAGAAAAACTTCGATGGTAACGTGCAGGCGGGTTACAGCGCACAGACCGGCAACACAAGTAATAATAATCTGAATGCCAATACCACCATGACTTGGTTCCAGCCAAACACGGCTTACAGTATTTGGGCTTCAGCCGTTAATACTTCCTCTTCAGGCGTTCGTTCCTCTGAAAAATATCAGGCTGGTGCTCGTACTCGTTATAACTTGTCAGACGTTAACTATCTGTTTGGTCAAGCAAACTGGTTAACTGACCGCTTCAATGGCTACCACGCGCGTGATACTGCAACGCTCGGTTATGGTCGTCAGATCTGGAACGGCCCCGTTCATACTCTGAACCTCGAAGCCGGTCCGGGCGTCCGCCATGATGAATTTACCGAAGGCAGCAGTACGACAAAACCGATTGCTTACGCATCCGGTACTTATTCCTATCAGATTAGCGATACTGCTAAATTCAGCGAAGGCGTTTCAGTTCTAGCCAACGATGATACTACGTTGAACTCTGAGACTGCGCTGTCAGTAGCTATTAACAAGAGCTTCTCATTGAAGCTGGCTTATAACGTGACTTATAACACTAAGCCACCATCCAGTGCGCCAGATAAGACAGATACTGTGACCTCAATTAACCTGGTATACGGACTGTAA
- the nadE gene encoding ammonia-dependent NAD(+) synthetase, which produces MALQQEIIQALHVKPQIDAEQEVRVSVDFLKSYLRAHPFIKSLVLGISGGQDSTLTGKLCQTTINELRNELPEAGYQFYAVRLPYGVQADESDCLDAIDFIKPDNVLTVNIKNAILASEASLRDTGIELSDFIKGNEKARERMKAQYSIAGMKSGVVVGTDHAAEAVTGFFTKYGDGGTDINPIFRLNKRQGKALLKHLGCPEHLYTKAPTADLEDNRPALPDEAALGVTYELIDDYLEGKTVDTQYVKIIENWYLRTEHKRQPPITVFDDFWK; this is translated from the coding sequence ATGGCACTTCAGCAAGAGATAATCCAGGCTCTGCACGTTAAACCACAAATCGATGCCGAGCAGGAAGTTCGCGTCAGCGTCGATTTTCTTAAAAGTTACCTGCGCGCCCACCCTTTCATAAAATCATTGGTATTGGGCATTAGCGGCGGGCAGGATTCTACTCTTACCGGCAAACTTTGCCAAACGACAATTAATGAATTACGAAATGAATTGCCAGAAGCCGGTTACCAATTTTATGCTGTACGGCTGCCTTATGGTGTTCAAGCTGATGAGTCCGACTGCCTTGATGCTATCGACTTTATCAAGCCAGACAATGTGTTAACGGTAAACATCAAGAATGCTATCCTGGCCAGCGAAGCCAGCCTGCGTGATACGGGTATCGAATTAAGCGATTTTATCAAGGGCAACGAAAAAGCTCGTGAGCGTATGAAAGCGCAATATAGTATTGCAGGAATGAAATCCGGTGTCGTCGTGGGCACCGATCATGCTGCAGAGGCAGTGACGGGTTTCTTCACCAAGTACGGCGATGGTGGCACCGATATCAACCCTATTTTCCGTTTAAACAAGCGCCAGGGGAAAGCGCTGCTTAAACATTTAGGCTGCCCTGAACATTTATATACCAAGGCTCCCACTGCCGATCTTGAAGATAACCGCCCTGCACTGCCTGATGAAGCGGCTCTTGGGGTGACCTATGAGCTGATTGATGATTATCTGGAAGGCAAAACAGTTGATACCCAATATGTCAAAATTATAGAAAATTGGTATCTGCGTACTGAACATAAACGTCAGCCGCCAATCACCGTGTTTGATGATTTCTGGAAATAA
- the yeaG gene encoding protein kinase YeaG yields the protein MNIFDHYRQRYEAAKDEEFTLQEFLTIARQDRSAYVNAAERLLMAIGEPVMVDTALEPRLSRLFSNRVVARYPAFEEFYGMEDAIEQIVSYLKHAAQGLEEKKQILYLLGPVGGGKSSLAERLKALMQRVPIYVLSANGERSPVNDHPLCLFNPQEDAHILEKEYNIPTRYLGTIMSPWAAKRLHEFGGDITKFKVVKVWPSILEQIAIAKTEPGDENNQDISALVGKVDIRKLENHAQNDPDAYGYSGALCRANQGVMEFVEMFKAPIKVLHPLLTATQEGNYNGTEGISALPFNGIILAHSNESEWVTFRNNKNNEAFLDRVYIVKVPYCLRVSEEIKIYDKLLSNSELVHAPCAPGTLETLARFSILSRLKTPENSSTYSKMRVYDGESLKDTDPKAKSYQEYRDYAGVDEGMNGLSTRFAFKILSRVFNFDHAEVAANPVHLFYVLEQQIEREQFPQDIAEKYLEHLKGYLIPKYAEFIGKEIQTAYLESYSEYGQNIFDRYVTYADFWIQDQEYRDPDTGQLFDREALNAELEKIEKPAGISNPKDFRNEIVNFVLRARANNSGRNPNWTSYEKLRTVIEKKMFSNTEELLPVISFNAKTSTDEQKKHDDFVDRMMEKGYTRKQVRLLCEWYLRVRKSS from the coding sequence ATGAACATATTTGACCATTATCGCCAGCGCTATGAAGCTGCCAAGGATGAAGAGTTCACACTGCAGGAATTTCTTACCATCGCTCGGCAAGATCGCAGTGCTTATGTTAACGCCGCGGAACGCCTGTTGATGGCAATAGGTGAACCCGTCATGGTCGACACCGCGCTTGAACCACGCCTGTCGCGTCTATTCTCCAACCGCGTCGTCGCACGCTATCCTGCCTTTGAAGAGTTTTACGGCATGGAGGATGCAATCGAGCAGATTGTCTCTTACCTCAAACACGCCGCTCAAGGTCTGGAAGAGAAAAAACAAATCCTCTATCTGCTGGGTCCGGTCGGTGGCGGTAAGTCCTCTCTGGCTGAAAGACTTAAAGCTCTGATGCAACGAGTACCCATTTACGTACTGAGTGCCAACGGCGAACGCAGCCCGGTGAATGATCATCCTCTGTGCCTGTTTAATCCTCAGGAGGATGCCCATATTCTTGAAAAAGAATACAACATCCCTACCCGCTACCTTGGCACTATCATGTCGCCATGGGCCGCGAAGCGTCTGCATGAATTTGGCGGCGATATAACCAAATTTAAAGTGGTTAAAGTCTGGCCGAGTATTCTCGAGCAGATTGCAATCGCCAAAACAGAGCCGGGTGACGAAAATAATCAGGATATCTCTGCGCTGGTCGGTAAAGTCGATATTCGTAAACTCGAGAATCACGCCCAGAACGACCCGGATGCCTACGGTTATTCCGGCGCACTGTGCCGTGCCAACCAGGGGGTAATGGAATTCGTCGAGATGTTCAAGGCACCAATCAAGGTCTTGCATCCGCTGCTAACCGCTACTCAGGAAGGTAACTATAACGGAACCGAGGGTATTTCTGCCCTGCCGTTCAACGGGATCATTCTTGCTCACTCCAACGAATCCGAGTGGGTGACTTTCCGTAATAACAAGAACAACGAAGCATTCCTTGACCGCGTTTACATTGTGAAGGTGCCTTACTGCCTACGCGTGTCGGAAGAAATCAAAATTTACGACAAACTGCTTAGCAACAGTGAGCTGGTACACGCCCCATGCGCGCCCGGAACTCTGGAAACGCTGGCACGATTCTCTATCCTTTCACGTTTGAAAACACCAGAAAATTCCAGCACCTATTCGAAAATGCGGGTTTATGACGGTGAAAGCCTTAAGGATACTGATCCGAAAGCCAAGTCATACCAGGAGTATCGCGACTACGCAGGCGTCGATGAAGGTATGAACGGCCTGTCAACGCGGTTTGCCTTTAAAATTCTGTCTCGGGTATTTAACTTTGACCATGCAGAAGTTGCCGCCAACCCGGTACATCTGTTCTATGTTCTTGAACAGCAGATCGAGCGCGAACAGTTCCCGCAGGACATTGCCGAAAAATACCTTGAGCACCTGAAAGGCTATCTGATCCCTAAATATGCCGAGTTTATCGGTAAAGAGATCCAGACCGCCTACCTGGAATCCTATTCTGAGTACGGACAAAACATTTTCGATCGTTATGTCACGTATGCCGATTTCTGGATCCAGGATCAGGAATACCGCGATCCAGACACCGGTCAGCTCTTCGACCGCGAGGCTCTGAATGCGGAATTGGAAAAAATCGAGAAACCGGCGGGTATCAGTAACCCTAAAGATTTCCGTAACGAAATCGTCAACTTTGTGCTGCGTGCCCGTGCTAATAATAGTGGCCGTAATCCGAACTGGACCAGTTACGAGAAGTTGCGCACGGTTATCGAGAAGAAAATGTTCTCCAATACCGAAGAGTTGCTGCCTGTTATTTCCTTTAATGCCAAGACATCGACTGACGAACAGAAAAAACATGATGACTTTGTCGATCGAATGATGGAAAAAGGATATACGCGCAAACAGGTTCGCCTGCTTTGCGAGTGGTATCTGCGTGTCAGGAAGTCATCGTAA
- a CDS encoding YeaH/YhbH family protein, which yields MTYFIDRRLNGKNKSAVNRQRFLRRYKSQIKQSIAEAINKRSVTDVSSGESVSIPNEDINEPMFHQGRGGLRHRVHPGNDHFITNDRIERPQGGGGGGSGQGDASQDGEGQDEFSFQISKDEYLDLLFEDLALPNLKKNQYKQLTEFKTHRSGYTSNGVPANISVVRSLQNSLARRTAMSAGKKRELRELENTLNEVENTEPAQLLEEERLRKEIAELRQKIAKVPFIDTFDLRYKNYERRPEPSSQAVMFCLMDVSGSMDQATKDMAKRFYILLYLFLSRTYKNVDVVYIRHHTQAKEVDEQEFFYSQETGGTIVSSALKLMDEVIQERYDPAQWNIYAAQASDGDNWADDSPLCHQLLAQKILPMVRYYSYIEITRRAHQTLWREYEVLQQHFSNFAMQHIREQEDIYPVFRELFHKQTADN from the coding sequence ATGACGTACTTTATTGACCGTCGACTGAATGGCAAGAATAAAAGCGCGGTTAACCGCCAGCGCTTTTTGCGCCGCTATAAGTCGCAAATAAAACAGTCGATCGCCGAAGCCATCAATAAGCGTTCGGTAACCGACGTGAGCAGCGGGGAGTCTGTTTCGATCCCCAATGAAGATATCAACGAACCCATGTTCCACCAGGGCCGCGGTGGTTTGCGCCACCGTGTTCATCCCGGCAACGATCACTTCATCACTAACGACCGTATCGAGCGTCCTCAGGGCGGCGGTGGCGGCGGAAGTGGTCAAGGGGATGCCAGTCAGGACGGTGAAGGTCAGGACGAATTCTCCTTCCAGATTTCAAAAGATGAATATCTCGATCTGTTATTCGAGGACCTTGCGCTGCCCAATCTGAAAAAGAATCAGTACAAGCAGCTTACCGAATTCAAAACCCACCGCTCCGGATACACCTCAAACGGCGTACCGGCAAATATTAGCGTAGTCCGTTCATTACAAAACTCGCTGGCTCGCCGTACCGCGATGTCTGCGGGTAAAAAGCGCGAACTGCGTGAGCTTGAAAACACACTTAATGAAGTTGAAAACACTGAGCCTGCCCAACTATTGGAGGAGGAGCGGCTGCGTAAAGAGATAGCCGAACTTCGGCAGAAAATTGCCAAGGTTCCGTTTATCGATACTTTCGACTTGCGCTATAAAAATTACGAGCGCCGTCCCGAACCTTCCAGCCAGGCGGTGATGTTCTGCCTGATGGACGTATCAGGTTCCATGGATCAGGCAACCAAAGACATGGCCAAACGTTTCTATATTCTGCTCTACCTGTTTCTGAGTCGGACTTATAAAAACGTTGACGTTGTCTACATCCGTCATCACACCCAGGCAAAAGAGGTGGACGAACAGGAGTTCTTCTACTCTCAGGAAACCGGGGGCACCATTGTTTCAAGTGCATTGAAGCTTATGGATGAAGTTATTCAGGAACGCTACGACCCTGCTCAGTGGAATATCTACGCTGCGCAGGCTTCCGATGGTGATAACTGGGCAGACGATTCGCCACTTTGCCACCAACTGCTGGCTCAGAAGATCTTGCCAATGGTGCGTTATTATAGTTACATCGAAATAACCCGCCGCGCGCACCAGACTCTGTGGCGCGAGTATGAAGTTTTACAGCAACATTTCTCGAACTTTGCGATGCAACATATTCGCGAGCAGGAAGATATTTATCCTGTATTCCGCGAACTTTTCCATAAGCAAACGGCAGATAACTAA
- the dadX gene encoding catabolic alanine racemase DadX: MPRPISAILSMSALQNNLQVIRRHAPQSKVWSVVKANAYGHGIARIWQSLATATDGFALLDFHEAILLREAGWQGPILLLEGFFSPEDLLAIDHYSLTTAVHSRWQLAALAAAKVTAPLNIYLKINSGMNRLGFQPAEINEVWHQLRALPQVGEITLMSHFSSADSLEGVKAQEDIIEKGTRQLPGPRSLANSAATLWHPQTHHDWVRPGIILYGASPSGNVQDIAHTGLKPVMQLRSELIAVQHLQIGDRVGYSGRYRAEREHRIGVVACGYADGYPRHAPSGTPIIVDGVKTITLGTVSMDMLMVDLTPCPQAKIGSQVELWGDRLPIDEVALAAGTLGYELMSALAPRVPVIVA; this comes from the coding sequence ATGCCACGCCCGATTTCTGCCATCCTGTCGATGTCAGCGTTACAAAACAATCTGCAGGTAATTCGTCGCCACGCCCCGCAAAGTAAGGTTTGGTCGGTGGTTAAAGCCAACGCTTACGGCCACGGCATTGCGCGTATTTGGCAAAGCCTGGCAACAGCGACCGATGGTTTTGCTTTACTAGACTTTCATGAAGCCATTTTGCTCAGAGAGGCCGGTTGGCAAGGCCCGATATTGCTGCTTGAGGGCTTTTTCAGCCCAGAAGATTTGTTAGCCATTGATCACTACAGTTTAACTACTGCCGTGCACAGCCGTTGGCAGTTGGCGGCTCTGGCAGCAGCAAAAGTTACTGCGCCGCTGAATATTTATTTAAAAATTAACAGCGGGATGAATCGTCTTGGATTCCAACCTGCTGAAATTAATGAAGTCTGGCATCAACTACGCGCATTGCCGCAGGTTGGTGAAATAACGCTGATGAGCCATTTTTCCAGTGCAGACAGTCTGGAAGGAGTTAAGGCTCAGGAAGATATTATCGAAAAAGGTACCCGTCAGCTGCCTGGGCCACGTTCGCTGGCCAATTCTGCGGCAACTTTGTGGCACCCACAGACACACCATGATTGGGTTCGCCCGGGGATTATTCTTTATGGAGCCTCGCCCAGCGGCAATGTACAAGATATTGCCCATACTGGCCTCAAGCCGGTGATGCAGCTTCGCAGCGAGCTTATCGCGGTGCAACATCTTCAGATTGGCGATCGCGTGGGTTACAGCGGTCGCTATCGCGCTGAGCGAGAGCATCGTATTGGCGTGGTGGCTTGTGGTTACGCTGACGGGTATCCACGCCATGCGCCTAGTGGAACTCCGATAATTGTTGACGGTGTGAAAACCATAACACTCGGGACCGTTTCAATGGATATGCTGATGGTTGATCTTACCCCTTGCCCGCAGGCTAAAATCGGTTCGCAGGTTGAACTGTGGGGCGATCGGTTGCCCATTGACGAGGTGGCTCTAGCGGCGGGCACGCTGGGATATGAACTGATGAGCGCACTGGCTCCCAGAGTGCCGGTTATCGTAGCCTGA
- a CDS encoding multidrug effflux MFS transporter, with the protein MQKFLFLLLTLVLLGPLGIDLYLPAIPAIASGLNSGESLIQSSISLFILVLGIGQLLAGPLADRYGRRPVAIAGILLYMLGVVMAATAVSAALFMASRVVQSLGVCCTSVVIFSSVRDRLEGDDAARAFGFLNGTLNIVPALAPLIGGLIAQYYGWRAPFWALCGYTLITLLLVVFLLAETRPANTKQVGSLPLRQYLRILRDSNFLIFALVNAGAMGMALTYVSLAPTVLMTNGGLTPLQFSLVFGANGFWIMLMSFIASKVIRKVGRPTCLATGAILMLLGGIALFAELAMLSDQTQLSTWAYMLPVASACAGLAFVIGPATSYALEPYSSEAGIAGALVGFVQMAGGAALGLIAMALPLPPKASLALVMLTAFVWAWTAKRRSKRIKGKIAALN; encoded by the coding sequence ATGCAAAAATTCCTTTTTTTATTACTGACTCTGGTTCTGCTTGGTCCGCTAGGCATCGATCTCTATCTTCCTGCTATTCCGGCAATTGCCAGCGGATTGAACAGCGGCGAAAGCTTGATCCAATCTTCTATTTCATTATTTATTTTGGTGCTGGGCATCGGACAGTTACTGGCAGGCCCTTTAGCTGACCGCTATGGACGTCGCCCGGTTGCCATCGCCGGTATTCTGCTTTACATGCTGGGAGTGGTGATGGCTGCAACAGCCGTTAGCGCCGCGTTATTTATGGCATCACGCGTAGTACAAAGCCTTGGCGTATGCTGCACCTCGGTGGTGATTTTCAGTAGTGTACGCGACAGGCTGGAGGGCGATGACGCCGCACGCGCCTTTGGTTTTCTTAATGGAACGTTAAATATTGTCCCTGCTTTAGCCCCTCTTATCGGAGGGCTTATTGCTCAATACTATGGCTGGCGCGCGCCGTTTTGGGCACTGTGCGGCTATACCCTGATCACCCTGTTACTGGTGGTGTTTTTGTTGGCAGAAACTCGCCCTGCCAATACCAAACAGGTCGGCAGCCTGCCATTGCGGCAATATTTGCGTATCTTGCGTGACAGCAATTTCCTGATTTTTGCGCTGGTGAATGCCGGAGCAATGGGAATGGCGCTGACCTATGTTTCGCTGGCACCTACGGTTTTGATGACCAACGGAGGCCTGACTCCGCTGCAATTTTCACTGGTCTTTGGCGCTAACGGCTTTTGGATCATGCTGATGAGTTTTATCGCCAGTAAAGTTATTCGCAAAGTAGGACGGCCAACCTGCCTGGCTACCGGGGCTATTCTGATGCTGCTAGGCGGCATCGCACTGTTCGCCGAGCTGGCCATGTTATCGGACCAGACTCAGCTGTCGACCTGGGCTTATATGCTTCCGGTTGCCAGCGCCTGTGCGGGATTAGCTTTTGTTATTGGACCGGCCACCAGCTACGCGCTTGAGCCCTATTCCAGCGAGGCAGGTATTGCCGGAGCTCTGGTAGGATTTGTACAAATGGCTGGCGGTGCGGCGCTTGGGCTGATTGCTATGGCACTGCCTTTGCCGCCTAAGGCCAGTCTGGCGCTGGTGATGCTGACCGCTTTTGTCTGGGCCTGGACGGCAAAACGTCGCAGTAAAAGGATTAAAGGTAAAATTGCGGCTCTGAATTAG